The following are encoded in a window of Rosa chinensis cultivar Old Blush chromosome 4, RchiOBHm-V2, whole genome shotgun sequence genomic DNA:
- the LOC112201150 gene encoding pentatricopeptide repeat-containing protein At5g18475 — MNLRRVHFSWCRWFASSPSTISSSVSWVSPLQLSKFNAHKPDPPPETTITRTEARRRTKYISHDAAINLIKRERDPQHALEIFNMVSEQKGFNHNNATYATILNKLAQNKKFKAVDAVLYQMKYDTCKYHEGIFLNLMKHFSKSSMHERVLEMFYAIQPVVREKPSLKCISTCLNLLIEANQVDLAQQFLMHLKKSLNLKLNACIVNILVKHHCTNGDLESAFEVVKEMKKSKLSYPNLITYSTLIDGLCQSGRLTEAMDLFEEMISKDQILPDVLTYNILINGFCRGGKVNRARKILDFMKSKGCNPNVFNYSALMNGFCKEERLEETKELLDEMKSFGIKPDTVVYTTLIDCYCRTGRVDEAIELLKEMKERRCKADTVTFNVILGGLCREGRIEDALEMLDKLPYEGIYLNKGSYRIVLNSLCQKGELNKAKELLRLMMGRGFVPHYATSNELLVSLCEAGMADDATMALFGLVELGFKPLPDSWALFVESICRERKLLPAFELLDDLVNEEFD; from the coding sequence ATGAATCTAAGGAGAGTTCATTTTAGTTGGTGCCGTTGGTTTGCTTCCTCTCCTTCGACAATCTCATCGTCTGTTTCATGGGTCTCTCCTCTTCAGTTATCAAAATTCAATGCTCACAAACCAGATCCCCCTCCCGAAACCACAATTACAAGGACAGAAGCTAGGAGGAGAACCAAATATATATCTCACGATGCTGCCATCAACTTAATCAAACGTGAGAGAGATCCACAGCATGCCTTGGAAATATTTAACATGGTTTCAGAGCAAAAGGGTTTCAACCACAATAATGCCACCTATGCAACTATCCTCAATAAGCTTGCTCAGAACAAGAAGTTCAAGGCTGTTGATGCAGTTCTCTATCAAATGAAGTATGATACCTGCAAATATCATGAGGGTATATTCCTTAATCTCATGAAGCATTTTTCAAAATCATCTATGCATGAAAGAGTACTTGAAATGTTCTATGCTATCCAGCCAGTAGTTCGGGAAAAGCCATCTCTCAAATGCATTAGTACTTGTTTAAATCTACTGATTGAAGCGAATCAGGTTGATTTGGCCCAACAGTTTCTCATGCATTTGAAGAAGAGTCTTAACTTGAAGCTGAATGCATGCATTGTCAACATCTTGGTTAAGCACCATTGCACAAATGGGGATCTTGAATCTGCCTTCGAGGTTGTGAAGGAAATGAAAAAGTCTAAGCTTTCCTATCCTAATTTGATTACTTACTCGACTCTAATTGATGGTTTATGTCAAAGTGGAAGACTGACAGAAGCAATGGACCTGTTTGAGGAAATGATCTCAAAGGATCAGATATTGCCTGATGTGCTAACGTACAACATTTTGATTAATGGTTTTTGCCGTGGTGGGAAAGTTAATAGGGCAAGGAAGATATTGGATTTTATGAAGAGCAAAGGATGCAACCCAAATGTATTCAATTACTCAGCTCTGATGAATGGATTCTGTAAGGAGGAAAGATTGGAGGAGACCAAGGAGCTTTTGGATGAAATGAAGAGCTTTGGTATCAAACCAGATACAGTTGTCTACACTACTTTAATTGATTGCTACTGTAGGACTGGGAGAGTTGATGAAGCAATAGAGTTGCTCAAAGAGATGAAAGAAAGACGGTGCAAAGCTGATACTGTGACTTTCAATGTGATACTTGGAGGACTATGTAGAGAAGGCAGAATTGAGGATGCGCTTGAGATGCTGGACAAACTTCCTTATGAGGGTATCTATCTGAATAAGGGAAGCTACAGGATTGTGTTGAATTCCTTGTGTCAGAAAGGCGAACTAAACAAAGCTAAAGAGTTGTTGAGATTGATGATGGGTAGGGGGTTTGTACCACATTATGCAACTTCAAACGAGTTGCTAGTTAGCCTTTGTGAGGCTGGAATGGCAGATGATGCAACTATGGCTTTATTTGGATTGGTGGAGTTGGGTTTCAAACCACTGCCTGATTCCTGGGCTCTTTTTGTTGAATCAATTTGCAGAGAAAGAAAGCTGCTGCCTGCATTTGAACTGCTCGATGATTTAGTTAATGAAGAGTTTGATTAA